A single Cupriavidus sp. D39 DNA region contains:
- a CDS encoding LytR/AlgR family response regulator transcription factor, which produces MAPTLLIADDEPLLARALHAELSSLWPEAQIVAVVHDGVSALEAARQHEPQVAFLDIRMPGMSGMDVARELMAFDPPPLVVFVTAYDQFALEAFEREAVDYVLKPVQPERLEATVHRLKARLAAQAQASEEGGAAIDTDRLAQLLARLETLEPGGGGPAQQAAGAPQHGYLRFIKALVGQEVRIIPVDEVIYLEATDKYVNVVSASGEALIRTSLRELSQQLDPERFWQIHRGTVVNIDCVASAVNQSLGRLALKLRNRSETLPVARQYAYLFKQM; this is translated from the coding sequence ATGGCCCCGACCCTGTTGATTGCCGACGACGAGCCGCTGCTCGCGCGCGCCTTGCATGCCGAATTGTCCAGCCTCTGGCCCGAAGCGCAGATCGTCGCCGTGGTGCATGACGGCGTGTCCGCGCTGGAGGCGGCCCGCCAGCACGAGCCCCAGGTAGCGTTTCTCGATATCCGCATGCCTGGCATGAGCGGCATGGACGTGGCGCGCGAGCTCATGGCGTTCGATCCGCCGCCGCTGGTGGTGTTCGTCACGGCATATGACCAGTTCGCGCTGGAAGCCTTCGAGCGCGAGGCGGTCGACTACGTGCTCAAGCCGGTGCAGCCCGAGCGGCTGGAGGCCACCGTGCACCGCCTCAAGGCGAGGCTGGCGGCCCAGGCGCAGGCCAGCGAGGAGGGCGGCGCCGCCATCGATACCGATCGCCTGGCGCAATTGCTGGCGCGCCTCGAGACGCTGGAGCCGGGCGGCGGCGGGCCCGCGCAACAGGCGGCGGGCGCGCCGCAACATGGCTACTTGCGCTTTATCAAGGCACTGGTCGGCCAGGAGGTCCGCATCATTCCGGTGGACGAGGTGATCTACCTGGAGGCGACGGACAAGTATGTCAACGTGGTTTCCGCCAGCGGCGAAGCGCTGATCCGCACCAGCCTGCGCGAGCTGTCGCAGCAACTCGACCCCGAGCGCTTCTGGCAGATCCATCGCGGCACGGTGGTCAACATCGACTGCGTGGCCAGCGCCGTGAACCAGTCGCTGGGGCGGCTCGCGCTCAAGCTGCGCAATCGCTCGGAAACCTTGCCGGTGGCACGCCAGTACGCCTATCTGTTCAAGCAGATGTAG
- a CDS encoding sensor histidine kinase: MKSLDRCPAAIPSRISILARDLVFVLCANTIIAVSLNYGFRTGGSLWHNFVYSQLIGLSIWLLIDIARVLIWWNDRPRRWPFLCLTAVAVPLGVIMGSWTTRVVLNEPAKSFEEATDMLRMCLVVGMLASASMIYFYWSREKLAHLERQAALDALQREEAEKQLVRAQLMALQAQIEPHFLFNSLANLDCLIATDQQAARRLLQRLIGFLRMSLSHTRAEQCTLRQEFELLRSYLDIQALRFGTRLAYEIELPPELAEVEIPPMLIQPLVENAVSHGIEPCMRGGKIVLSARAQGDSAVQVVITDTGVGFGHAVTKGSGLGLTHVRERLARIFGAAASMQMEENTPRGVIVRLTLPVVRTAAPVAAHAPLPVPAAKAAGARAITPVSAATQGISHS; encoded by the coding sequence ATGAAATCGCTGGATCGCTGTCCTGCCGCCATTCCCTCCCGGATCTCGATCCTCGCGCGCGACCTGGTGTTCGTGCTGTGCGCGAACACCATCATCGCCGTCAGCCTGAACTACGGTTTCCGCACCGGCGGCTCGCTGTGGCACAACTTCGTCTACAGCCAGCTGATCGGCCTGTCGATCTGGCTGCTGATCGACATTGCCCGCGTGCTGATCTGGTGGAACGACAGGCCGCGGCGCTGGCCTTTCCTGTGCCTGACCGCAGTGGCCGTGCCGCTGGGCGTGATCATGGGCAGCTGGACCACGCGCGTGGTCCTGAACGAGCCGGCCAAGTCCTTCGAGGAAGCTACCGATATGCTGCGCATGTGCCTGGTAGTGGGCATGCTTGCGTCGGCCAGCATGATTTACTTCTACTGGTCACGGGAGAAGCTCGCGCATCTCGAGCGGCAGGCCGCGCTCGATGCGCTGCAGCGCGAAGAAGCCGAGAAGCAGCTGGTGCGCGCGCAACTGATGGCCCTGCAGGCGCAGATCGAGCCGCATTTCCTGTTCAACTCCCTGGCCAACCTGGATTGCCTGATTGCCACCGACCAGCAGGCCGCAAGGCGCCTGCTGCAGCGGCTGATCGGCTTCCTGCGCATGTCGCTGTCCCACACGCGCGCCGAGCAATGCACGCTGCGCCAGGAGTTCGAGCTGCTGCGCAGCTACCTGGACATCCAGGCGCTGCGCTTCGGCACGCGCCTGGCCTATGAGATCGAGCTCCCGCCCGAGCTGGCGGAGGTGGAGATCCCGCCCATGCTGATCCAGCCGCTGGTGGAGAACGCGGTCAGCCACGGCATCGAGCCGTGCATGCGTGGCGGCAAGATCGTGCTGTCGGCCCGGGCGCAGGGCGACAGCGCCGTGCAGGTGGTGATCACCGATACCGGGGTGGGTTTCGGGCATGCCGTGACCAAGGGCTCCGGCCTCGGGCTGACCCATGTGCGCGAGCGGCTGGCGCGGATTTTCGGGGCGGCGGCCAGCATGCAGATGGAAGAAAACACGCCGCGCGGCGTGATCGTCCGGCTGACGTTGCCGGTTGTGCGCACGGCGGCGCCTGTCGCAGCCCACGCACCGCTGCCGGTGCCCGCGGCCAAGGCCGCAGGCGCGCGCGCAATCACCCCTGTGAGCGCCGCCACGCAAGGCATTTCCCATTCTTGA
- a CDS encoding terminase gives MSARPQGLLRWQWQGYARNHNHPLSLLLHIVAVPMFMAGNVLLVYGVLSLSAQAIGLGMICMGLSMMLQGRGHRLEAVRPEPFDGPLDIVRRILAEQWITFPRYVLSGRWWAALHGRITDETAHENEAQDAHKPGKGRQRP, from the coding sequence ATGAGCGCACGCCCCCAAGGGCTGCTGCGCTGGCAATGGCAAGGCTACGCCCGCAATCACAATCACCCTCTCAGCCTGTTGCTGCACATTGTCGCGGTGCCGATGTTCATGGCCGGCAATGTGCTGCTCGTCTATGGCGTGCTCTCGCTGTCCGCTCAGGCAATCGGGCTGGGCATGATATGCATGGGCTTGTCGATGATGCTGCAAGGACGCGGGCACCGGCTCGAAGCGGTACGGCCCGAGCCGTTCGATGGCCCGCTCGATATTGTCCGCCGCATCCTGGCCGAGCAATGGATCACCTTTCCTCGCTATGTGCTGTCGGGGCGGTGGTGGGCCGCTTTGCATGGCCGCATCACGGACGAAACCGCCCACGAAAATGAGGCACAAGATGCGCATAAGCCGGGCAAAGGACGGCAGCGCCCGTGA
- a CDS encoding LiaI-LiaF-like domain-containing protein — MKQGRGGKGLIAPIILIALGAVLLAQNGGILPAYLLREGWPVLLIALGAIVLVRRLAWRRASQGGQKP, encoded by the coding sequence ATGAAGCAAGGCCGTGGCGGCAAGGGGCTGATCGCCCCGATCATCCTGATTGCACTGGGCGCGGTGCTCCTCGCGCAGAATGGCGGCATCCTGCCGGCCTATCTGCTACGCGAGGGCTGGCCCGTGCTGCTGATCGCCCTGGGCGCCATCGTGCTCGTGCGCCGCCTGGCCTGGCGCCGCGCCAGCCAGGGAGGGCAGAAGCCATGA
- a CDS encoding sulfate/molybdate ABC transporter ATP-binding protein produces MSIQVKNVRKRFGNFVALDDVTLDFDEGQLTALLGPSGCGKTTLLRIIAGLERADAGQILLEGRDASHQHVRQRQVGFVFQHYALFKHMTVFENVAFGLRVKPRAERPSEAQIRDKVRALLELVQLDWLAERYPPQLSGGQRQRIALARALAVEPRVLLLDEPFGALDAKVRKELRRWLRRLHDELHVTSVFVTHDQEEALEVADQVVLMNRGHVEQAGTPEAVYNHPATPFVFGFLGNVNLFHGRLEVGERGGLLHTGDSILPVIGSGHETAGDAVAYVRPHDLDLERYSPGTDGIAVTLRRALTLGPVAQLELEREDTQEVIEVALPLERFRHQGFREGELLAVRPRRLRVFVQPHSSAPASARGTPAGAAQ; encoded by the coding sequence ATGAGCATCCAGGTCAAGAATGTGCGGAAGCGCTTTGGCAATTTCGTTGCGCTCGACGACGTCACCCTCGATTTCGACGAAGGCCAGCTGACGGCGCTGCTGGGCCCCTCGGGCTGCGGCAAGACCACGCTGCTGCGGATCATTGCCGGCCTGGAACGCGCGGACGCTGGCCAGATCCTGCTGGAAGGGCGCGACGCCTCGCACCAGCACGTGCGCCAGCGCCAGGTTGGCTTTGTGTTTCAGCACTACGCGCTGTTCAAGCACATGACGGTGTTCGAGAACGTGGCCTTCGGCCTGCGCGTCAAGCCGCGTGCCGAGCGCCCCAGCGAGGCGCAGATCCGCGACAAGGTGCGCGCGCTGCTGGAGCTGGTGCAGCTCGACTGGCTGGCCGAGCGCTATCCGCCGCAGTTGTCCGGCGGGCAGCGCCAGCGCATTGCGCTGGCCCGCGCGCTGGCGGTGGAGCCGCGCGTGCTGCTGCTCGACGAGCCGTTCGGCGCGCTCGATGCCAAGGTGCGCAAGGAACTGCGCCGCTGGCTGCGGCGCCTGCACGACGAGCTCCATGTCACCAGCGTGTTCGTCACCCACGACCAGGAAGAAGCGCTCGAAGTGGCCGACCAGGTGGTGCTGATGAACCGCGGCCATGTCGAGCAGGCGGGCACGCCGGAGGCGGTGTACAACCATCCGGCCACGCCGTTCGTGTTCGGCTTTCTCGGCAACGTCAACCTGTTCCACGGCCGGCTCGAGGTTGGGGAGCGGGGCGGCCTGCTGCACACCGGCGACTCGATCCTGCCGGTGATCGGCAGCGGCCATGAAACCGCCGGCGATGCCGTGGCCTATGTCCGCCCGCACGATCTCGATCTCGAGCGCTATTCGCCCGGCACCGACGGCATTGCCGTGACGCTGCGCCGCGCGCTCACCCTGGGCCCCGTGGCCCAGCTCGAACTGGAACGTGAAGACACCCAGGAAGTCATCGAGGTGGCGCTGCCGCTCGAGCGCTTCCGCCACCAGGGCTTCCGCGAGGGCGAACTGCTCGCCGTGCGGCCGCGCCGGCTGCGTGTCTTCGTCCAACCCCATTCATCCGCCCCGGCTAGCGCCAGGGGCACGCCGGCAGGAGCCGCACAATGA
- the cysW gene encoding sulfate ABC transporter permease subunit CysW: protein MAGVATKGLGGRAAPAARFRDATGEAPWVRYTLIAIAVLFLALFLFIPLASVFYEALRKGVQTYLDSLVEPDAVAAIQLTLLVAAIAVPLNVVFGVAASWAIAKFDFRGKSLLTTLIDLPFSVSPVISGLVYVLLFGAQGWLGPWLEAHDIKIMFAVPGIVLATIFVTFPFVARELIPLMQAQGSEEEEAAIVLGASGWQTFRRITLPNIRWGLLYGVILCNARAMGEFGAVSVVSGHIRGLTNTMPLHVEILYNEYNFAAAFAVASLLTLLALVTLGIKTLVEYRASREHREDENFAPENPSAGKLQGQAS, encoded by the coding sequence ATGGCCGGCGTCGCTACCAAGGGCCTGGGCGGCCGTGCTGCCCCCGCCGCGCGTTTCCGGGATGCCACGGGTGAAGCGCCGTGGGTGCGCTACACCCTGATCGCCATCGCGGTGCTGTTCCTGGCGCTGTTCCTGTTCATCCCGCTGGCTTCGGTCTTTTATGAAGCGCTGCGCAAAGGCGTGCAGACTTATCTTGATTCGCTGGTCGAGCCCGATGCCGTGGCCGCGATCCAGCTCACATTGCTGGTGGCCGCCATCGCGGTGCCGCTCAATGTGGTGTTCGGCGTGGCGGCGTCCTGGGCCATCGCCAAGTTCGATTTTCGCGGCAAGAGCCTGCTGACCACGCTGATCGACCTGCCGTTCTCGGTGTCGCCGGTGATCTCCGGCCTGGTCTATGTGCTGCTGTTCGGCGCGCAGGGCTGGCTGGGACCGTGGCTGGAGGCGCACGACATCAAGATCATGTTCGCGGTGCCGGGCATCGTACTGGCCACCATCTTCGTCACCTTTCCCTTTGTGGCGCGCGAGCTGATCCCGCTGATGCAGGCGCAAGGCAGCGAGGAAGAGGAGGCCGCCATCGTGCTGGGTGCCTCGGGCTGGCAGACCTTCCGCCGCATCACGCTACCCAATATCCGCTGGGGCCTGCTGTATGGCGTGATCCTGTGTAACGCGCGGGCAATGGGCGAGTTCGGCGCGGTCTCGGTGGTGTCGGGCCATATCCGCGGCCTCACCAACACCATGCCACTGCACGTGGAAATTCTCTACAACGAATACAACTTCGCCGCAGCCTTCGCGGTGGCGTCGCTGCTCACACTGCTGGCCCTGGTCACGCTCGGCATCAAGACGCTGGTGGAATACCGGGCGAGCCGCGAGCACAGGGAAGACGAGAACTTTGCGCCGGAGAACCCGAGCGCTGGCAAATTGCAAGGACAGGCATCATGA
- the cysT gene encoding sulfate ABC transporter permease subunit CysT, producing MPPSISLADNPPPARPDDRQARKSAPAKPGKQRFTVLPGFGLSLGFTLFYLTLVVLIPLSATFLKTFTMTWEAFWTAVSSPRVVASLQLSFGASLIAAIVNTVFGLIVAWVLVRYRFPGKRLIDALVDLPFALPTAVAGIALTALFAGNGWIGRYLEPLGVKVAFTPLGVVVALTFIGLPFVVRTVQPVLEDAEQELEEAAASLGATRLQTFVRVILPTILPALLTGFALSFARGTGEYGSVVFISGNMPMVSEIAPLMIYSKLEQYDYAGATAVAVVMLVISFALLLLINLLQAWTRRHHQAVRASVAPDKES from the coding sequence ATGCCACCCTCGATTTCCTTGGCGGACAATCCGCCCCCGGCGCGGCCGGATGACCGCCAAGCGCGCAAAAGCGCGCCCGCCAAGCCAGGCAAGCAGCGCTTTACCGTGCTGCCAGGCTTCGGCCTCTCGCTGGGCTTCACGCTGTTCTACCTGACGCTGGTCGTCCTGATCCCGCTGTCGGCCACCTTCCTCAAGACCTTCACCATGACCTGGGAGGCCTTCTGGACCGCGGTGAGCTCGCCCCGGGTGGTCGCCTCCCTGCAACTGAGCTTCGGCGCCTCGCTGATCGCCGCCATCGTGAACACGGTGTTCGGGCTGATCGTTGCCTGGGTGCTGGTGCGCTACCGCTTTCCCGGCAAGCGCCTGATCGATGCGCTGGTCGACCTGCCCTTTGCCCTGCCCACCGCGGTGGCCGGCATTGCCCTGACCGCGCTGTTCGCCGGCAACGGCTGGATCGGCCGCTACCTGGAGCCGCTGGGCGTCAAGGTGGCTTTCACCCCGCTGGGCGTGGTGGTGGCGCTGACCTTTATCGGGCTGCCGTTCGTGGTGCGCACGGTGCAGCCGGTGCTCGAAGACGCGGAGCAGGAGCTGGAAGAAGCCGCGGCCAGCCTGGGCGCCACGCGCCTGCAGACCTTTGTCCGCGTGATCCTGCCGACCATCCTGCCGGCGCTGCTGACGGGGTTTGCGCTGTCGTTCGCACGGGGCACCGGCGAGTACGGCTCGGTGGTGTTCATCTCCGGCAATATGCCGATGGTCTCCGAGATCGCCCCGCTGATGATCTATTCCAAGCTGGAGCAATACGACTACGCGGGCGCTACCGCGGTAGCGGTGGTGATGCTGGTGATCTCCTTCGCGCTGTTGCTGCTGATCAACCTGCTGCAAGCGTGGACGCGCCGTCACCACCAGGCAGTGCGCGCTTCCGTGGCGCCGGACAAGGAGAGCTGA
- a CDS encoding RBBP9/YdeN family alpha/beta hydrolase — MTQTKRPAAREQRGGQAGASGRPADVRLKVPKGLQILTVPGLHGSGPGHWQSRWEQRFPDWQRVEQHDWSRPSLPLWAERVSESVMRAQRVAPRGAILVAHSFGCLATLRQAALDPEGIAGAVLVAPADPDKFGVAGLLPAYRLPFPTILVASRNDPWMQQRTAFSWGTLWGSELHDAGMLGHINADSGLDQWPEGLALLDTLIQRIEADGSAGPSGDRAGPWEGGMEVSSTFPYI, encoded by the coding sequence ATGACGCAGACGAAGAGGCCGGCCGCGCGGGAGCAGCGCGGCGGGCAGGCGGGCGCAAGCGGGCGACCCGCCGACGTACGGTTGAAGGTGCCCAAGGGTTTGCAGATCCTGACGGTGCCAGGGTTGCATGGCAGTGGCCCGGGCCACTGGCAAAGCCGCTGGGAGCAGCGCTTTCCCGACTGGCAGCGCGTAGAGCAGCACGACTGGTCGCGCCCGAGCCTGCCGCTGTGGGCAGAGCGCGTGTCCGAGAGCGTCATGCGAGCGCAACGCGTGGCCCCGCGCGGGGCCATCCTGGTGGCGCACAGCTTCGGCTGCCTGGCCACTCTGCGCCAGGCGGCGCTTGATCCCGAGGGCATTGCGGGCGCAGTGCTGGTGGCCCCCGCCGATCCCGACAAATTTGGCGTGGCCGGGCTGCTGCCCGCGTACCGGCTGCCGTTTCCCACCATCCTGGTGGCCAGCCGCAACGATCCCTGGATGCAACAGCGCACCGCGTTCAGTTGGGGCACGCTATGGGGCAGCGAGCTCCATGATGCAGGCATGCTAGGTCACATTAACGCCGATTCTGGCCTTGACCAGTGGCCTGAGGGGCTCGCCTTGCTCGATACCTTGATCCAGCGGATCGAGGCGGACGGCAGCGCCGGCCCGTCCGGCGACCGCGCCGGGCCTTGGGAAGGCGGGATGGAAGTGTCGTCTACGTTTCCTTATATCTAA
- a CDS encoding EAL domain-containing protein has product MASANERGAALTALTHYLEALPRRPENDRQLWRDERGQVQGQFYNCSLTSAFEPLITLSSRDVVAHEGTLRTYAGDGVGLSAWKLFAMAADDASLVSLDRLSRLVHAINYFAADGDRKLVLNVHNRLLAAVADDHGSAFRRALQSLGLPLDRFVIQVPASANDDLPLLLHVVGNYRRNGFAVSLQASDPAEAGALMAHALPDWLKLDMRRNWTDRQLAGLQASADSAGVTLIGRRLENAENAERLQAAGIVLGQGSFTGAAVSARHLHEVAGEVRI; this is encoded by the coding sequence ATGGCAAGCGCGAACGAAAGAGGCGCGGCACTGACGGCGCTCACCCACTACCTGGAAGCGCTGCCGCGCCGGCCAGAAAACGATCGTCAACTGTGGCGCGACGAGCGTGGGCAGGTGCAGGGCCAGTTCTATAACTGCTCGCTGACCAGCGCGTTCGAGCCGCTCATCACCTTGTCCAGTCGCGATGTGGTGGCGCACGAAGGCACGCTGCGCACGTACGCGGGCGACGGCGTTGGCCTGAGTGCATGGAAGCTGTTTGCGATGGCGGCGGACGATGCCTCCCTGGTCTCGCTCGACCGGCTCTCGCGCCTGGTGCATGCCATCAACTATTTTGCGGCCGACGGCGATCGCAAGCTGGTGCTCAACGTGCACAACCGGCTGCTGGCTGCCGTGGCCGACGATCACGGCTCGGCCTTCCGGCGCGCGCTTCAGTCGCTGGGCTTGCCGCTTGACCGGTTCGTGATCCAGGTGCCGGCCAGCGCCAACGACGACCTGCCGCTGCTGCTGCATGTGGTGGGCAACTACCGCCGCAACGGCTTTGCCGTGAGCCTGCAGGCATCGGACCCGGCGGAGGCCGGCGCGCTGATGGCGCACGCGCTGCCCGACTGGCTCAAGCTGGACATGCGCCGCAACTGGACCGACCGCCAGCTGGCCGGGCTGCAGGCCAGTGCCGACAGTGCCGGCGTGACGCTGATCGGGCGCCGGCTGGAGAACGCCGAGAATGCCGAGCGGCTGCAGGCAGCCGGCATCGTGCTGGGGCAGGGCAGCTTCACCGGCGCGGCGGTGAGCGCGCGCCACCTGCATGAAGTGGCCGGCGAGGTTCGCATTTAG
- a CDS encoding TOBE domain-containing protein: protein MSIQAINVRNQFRGKVAAIIEGPVVSEVDVETPAGIVTSVITTRSVKDLGLTIGSEVVALVKATEVSLAKL from the coding sequence ATGAGCATTCAGGCGATCAACGTACGTAACCAGTTCCGCGGCAAGGTTGCTGCCATCATCGAAGGCCCTGTGGTCTCGGAGGTCGACGTCGAGACGCCGGCCGGCATCGTCACCTCGGTCATCACCACCCGCTCGGTCAAGGATCTCGGCCTTACCATCGGCAGCGAAGTCGTTGCCCTGGTCAAGGCTACCGAGGTATCCCTGGCCAAGCTTTGA
- a CDS encoding ATP-binding cassette domain-containing protein, translating into MQSNPIEQAALADVPASQDGKGLALRVQQVVKRYGGREVLHGIHLQAAPGEFLAIVGRSGCGKSTLLRLVAGLEDSDGGGVTLDGVPGNKQREAVRVMFQDARLLPWKKVLDNVALGLPRARLADAARVLGQVGLAERAGEWPARLSGGQRQRVALARALVHHPRLLLLDEPLGALDALTRIEMQGLIEALWQRLGFTALLVTHDVSEAVALADRVVLIEDGRIALDQRVALPRPRQRGSAAFAQLEDAVLRRVMQRDGTSPVNESQHGQALLSAVDWSVARTVDSVRWAI; encoded by the coding sequence ATGCAAAGCAACCCGATCGAGCAAGCCGCGCTGGCCGATGTGCCCGCCAGCCAGGATGGCAAGGGCCTCGCGCTGCGCGTGCAGCAGGTGGTGAAGCGATACGGCGGGCGCGAGGTGCTGCACGGCATCCACCTGCAGGCCGCGCCGGGCGAGTTCCTCGCCATCGTGGGCCGCAGCGGTTGCGGCAAGAGCACCTTGCTGCGGCTGGTGGCCGGCCTGGAAGACAGTGATGGCGGTGGCGTAACGCTGGACGGCGTGCCTGGCAACAAGCAGCGCGAGGCGGTCCGGGTGATGTTCCAGGACGCGCGCCTGCTGCCATGGAAGAAGGTGCTGGACAACGTGGCGCTGGGGCTGCCGCGCGCGCGGCTGGCCGATGCGGCCAGGGTGCTGGGCCAGGTCGGCCTGGCCGAGCGCGCGGGCGAGTGGCCGGCGCGCCTGTCGGGCGGGCAGCGCCAGCGCGTGGCACTGGCGCGTGCGTTGGTGCATCACCCGCGCTTGCTGCTGCTGGACGAGCCGCTCGGCGCGCTGGATGCGCTGACCCGCATCGAGATGCAGGGCTTGATCGAGGCCTTGTGGCAGCGCCTGGGCTTCACGGCGCTGCTGGTCACCCACGATGTGTCGGAAGCGGTAGCGCTGGCCGACCGCGTGGTGTTGATCGAAGACGGCCGCATCGCGCTGGACCAGCGGGTGGCGCTGCCGCGTCCGCGCCAGCGTGGCTCGGCGGCGTTCGCGCAACTGGAGGACGCGGTGCTGCGCCGGGTGATGCAACGTGATGGCACATCGCCGGTCAATGAGAGCCAGCACGGGCAAGCATTGTTGTCTGCAGTGGACTGGTCGGTGGCGCGCACGGTCGATTCAGTGCGCTGGGCGATCTAG
- the ssuC gene encoding aliphatic sulfonate ABC transporter permease SsuC, with translation MSAPLTLPARNPDWLRHASRSAAPWIVPVLLVVAWQLASQLGWLSNRILPAPLDVVKAAWGLAVTGELWRHVWVSTWRAVLGFTIGGGFGLALGLLTGTFRPAATLLDSTLQMVRNIPPLALIPLVILWFGIDETAKLFLVSLGVFFPIYLNTYHGIRAVDPGLIEMAKSYGLSGWRLYREVILPGALPNILVGVRFSLGLMWVILIVAETISAQSGIGYMTMNAREFLQTDVVLVGILLYALLGKLADLLSRGLERFWLRWHPGYQAH, from the coding sequence ATGTCCGCTCCCTTGACCCTGCCTGCACGCAACCCTGACTGGCTGCGCCATGCGTCTCGCTCGGCCGCGCCGTGGATCGTGCCGGTGCTGCTGGTGGTGGCGTGGCAACTGGCCTCGCAGCTGGGCTGGCTGTCCAACCGCATCCTGCCGGCGCCGCTCGATGTGGTGAAGGCCGCCTGGGGCCTGGCCGTGACGGGCGAACTGTGGCGCCACGTGTGGGTAAGCACCTGGCGCGCCGTGCTCGGCTTCACCATTGGCGGCGGCTTCGGGCTGGCGCTGGGCCTGCTGACCGGCACCTTCCGCCCGGCCGCGACCCTGCTCGACAGCACCTTGCAGATGGTGCGCAATATTCCGCCGCTGGCTTTGATCCCGCTGGTGATCCTGTGGTTCGGCATCGACGAGACCGCCAAGCTGTTCCTGGTATCGCTGGGCGTGTTCTTCCCGATCTACCTGAACACGTATCACGGCATCCGCGCGGTCGACCCCGGGCTGATCGAGATGGCGAAGAGCTACGGCCTGTCGGGCTGGCGCCTTTACCGCGAGGTGATCCTGCCAGGCGCCTTGCCCAACATCCTGGTCGGCGTGCGTTTCTCGCTCGGCCTGATGTGGGTGATCCTGATCGTGGCCGAGACCATCTCGGCGCAGTCGGGCATCGGCTACATGACCATGAATGCGCGCGAGTTCCTGCAGACCGACGTAGTGCTGGTGGGCATCCTGCTCTACGCGCTGCTGGGCAAGCTGGCTGATTTGCTGTCACGCGGGCTGGAGCGATTCTGGCTGCGCTGGCACCCCGGCTACCAGGCGCACTGA
- the ssuD gene encoding FMNH2-dependent alkanesulfonate monooxygenase — MQVFWFIPTHGDSRYLGTSVGAREVNIDYLKQIATAADTLGYEGVLIPTGRSCEDPWVVASTLAAVTSRLRFLVAVRPGLMAPTLAARMAATFDRLSGGRLLVNLVTGGDVSELEGDGLFLDHAERYEASAEFIRIWREVLAASHESAELDYEGKHLKVKGAKVLFPPLQRPHPPVYFGGSSAAAHELAAEQVDTYLTWGEPPAEVAKKLADVRQRAARHGRTVKFGIRLHVIVRETEDEAWAAADQLISKLDDATVERAQAVIGRMDSEGQRRMAALHAGGGARSRAELEISPNLWAGVGLVRSGAGTALVGDPHIVAARIKEYAALGIDTFVLSGYPHLEEAYRFAELVFPLLPRSVRDKLQGKVLSGPFGEVMATGIVPRAARG, encoded by the coding sequence ATGCAGGTCTTCTGGTTTATCCCCACGCACGGCGACAGCCGCTACCTCGGCACCTCGGTGGGCGCGCGCGAGGTCAATATCGATTACCTGAAGCAGATCGCCACCGCGGCCGATACGCTTGGCTACGAAGGCGTGCTGATTCCCACCGGCCGCTCCTGCGAGGATCCGTGGGTGGTCGCCTCCACGCTCGCCGCGGTCACCAGCCGGCTGCGCTTCCTGGTGGCGGTGCGCCCCGGGCTGATGGCGCCCACGCTGGCGGCGCGCATGGCGGCGACGTTTGACCGCCTGTCGGGCGGACGCCTGCTGGTGAACCTGGTGACCGGCGGCGATGTGTCGGAGCTGGAGGGCGATGGCCTGTTCCTGGATCATGCCGAGCGCTACGAAGCCTCGGCCGAGTTCATCCGTATCTGGCGCGAGGTGCTGGCCGCCAGCCATGAAAGCGCTGAGCTCGACTACGAGGGCAAGCACCTCAAGGTCAAGGGCGCGAAGGTGTTGTTCCCGCCGCTGCAGCGGCCGCATCCGCCGGTGTACTTCGGCGGCTCCTCGGCTGCCGCGCACGAGCTGGCGGCCGAGCAGGTGGATACCTACCTGACCTGGGGCGAGCCGCCGGCCGAGGTAGCGAAGAAACTCGCCGACGTGCGCCAGCGCGCGGCGCGCCATGGGCGTACCGTGAAGTTCGGCATCCGCCTGCACGTGATCGTGCGCGAGACCGAGGACGAGGCATGGGCCGCGGCCGATCAGCTGATCAGCAAGCTCGACGATGCGACGGTGGAGCGCGCGCAGGCGGTGATCGGCAGGATGGATTCCGAAGGGCAGCGCCGCATGGCTGCGCTGCATGCCGGTGGCGGCGCACGCAGCCGCGCGGAATTGGAGATCAGCCCCAACCTGTGGGCCGGCGTAGGCCTGGTGCGCAGCGGCGCGGGCACGGCACTGGTGGGCGACCCGCACATCGTGGCGGCGCGCATCAAGGAGTACGCAGCGCTGGGCATCGATACCTTTGTGCTTTCCGGCTACCCGCATCTGGAAGAAGCCTATCGCTTCGCCGAGCTGGTTTTTCCGCTGCTGCCGCGCTCCGTACGCGACAAGCTGCAGGGCAAGGTGCTGTCCGGCCCTTTTGGCGAAGTCATGGCAACCGGCATCGTGCCGCGCGCGGCGCGCGGGTAG